The DNA window CGAAAATCTGCGCAGCGCATCTTTTCGCGACTACACTATAGAAGAGCCCGCGGCAGGGCTCAGCCCTGCCCGATGGCGGGCGCGGACCGTGCAACGACTTAATGCTGCGCTGCCGTCGCCACGGCCAGGGGCTGCGGCCCCTGCACGCGGTGCTAAGAAAAGACTCGAACAGGTTACGCAAAGCTCTCGGCGCAAGGAGAATGACGATTGAAGACGATCGCTTTCGACGAAATACTTCCGCTGGCCGATTACCAACGGGTGCGCGAGCGGCTGCGCCCCCTGTTTATTCATGAGAAGGAACGGCGCCGGCTCCATGTCGGATCGCATCTGACGCTGCTGTTCGAAAACGCGCAGACTGCGTGGTACCAGATCGAAGAAATGATCAGGGCCGAGAAAATGACGGAGCGCGAAGCGATTGCGCACGAAATCGACACTTACAACGAATTGCTTCCGGCCGCGGGCGAAATTGCCGCGACGCTGTTGATCGAATACGCCGAGGCGCAGGAACGCGACGCCGCTTTGATCCGGCTGGTCGGACTGGAACGCCACTTGTGGCTGAAGGCGGGAGCGCAAAGGATCGCGGCGAGATTCGACGATCGTCAGATGTCAGGCGAAAAAATCAGCGCGGTCCAATTTGTCAGGTTCAACATGGAGGGCGTGGACGCGGCCCGGTTGCTTGAACTCGCCGGCAAGGGCGAGGCAGCGGTGGAGGCGGATCACCCGAGCCTGGCGGCACGCGGCGCGATCGGCGGACTGCTGGCGGCGTCGCTGGCGGAGGATCTGCGCTAGCGGGAGATTGAATGCGGAACCCACCGTGGGTTCCGGCAGGGGTGACCCCTGCACCCAGTATTAAGGCCGCCCGCCGTTGGCGGCGGCATGAAGGAAGAATCACCTGCGCGGTGGGCGGCAGGGGCTGCGGCCCCTGCACCCGCAGTGAGAAGACGCGAAAATCTGCGCAGCGCATCCTTTCGCGACTGCACGATGGAAGAGGCCGCGGGTAGGGGTGACCCCTGCACCCAATGTTAAAACAAAGATGCGGCCTGACGGCCTGTTAGAAGGGTAAGGGGGAATTTACCTCGCCCAAGTCAGGATGCCATGGCCGACGCCGGCATAGTGCACAAAGACGAACACCGAATCCGGCATTCCGGATTCGGTGTTCGCTGTTTCGTGGTTTCGGTAAGAGTTAGTCCCGGGTGGCGCTAACTGTGGACGAGCCGGTAGGTACCGGCGTGGGCGTGAACGCCGACAGGGCAACGCCGACCGGCAAGTTCATTTTTGCGTGCGGTCCTGAAACGATCAGCGTCGGGGGAATATCGCCGCCGGTCGTAGGAAAATCGGTAAACATCAGCAGCGAATTGTTGCCGGCGTTTACGACGTACAGCGCGTTGTCGGCCGCGTCGATCGCGATGCCCTCCGGAACATTGAGTTTCGTGTGTCTGCCTTGAATCACGCCTTCCAGCTGGCCTTCGAAGAAGAAGGTAGCGGTATTGAAATTCGTGAACGGATAGAAGATTTTGATGCTGTTATCGCCGTAGTCTGTCACGTACACGTCGTCATCCTGGTCGACCGCAGCAGCTATCGGTTGTTGCAATGTGCCCGCAGTCGCACCGAACAAACCCATTAGGGAAGTCGGATATGCGTCGCCGGACGAGCCAGGAGCATACACGGTTACGTACCGAGGGGCACACGAGAGGTCGAAGGCGTCGGCGCCGGCGTTGTTCACGACGAACAGGTAGCCAGATTCGTCAAACGTGAGGCCTGCCGGGCCCGCCAAGAGACTGAAGCATCCGCCGATGGTGGCGTTCTGCGTGTAGGGGTGTAGGCTGAACGGGTTGATCGCGTCCACCGTCCAGTTGCCCAAGGGTGCAACCTCGCTGCTGTAGGCGGGGTAAGCAGCCAACGTCGATCTATCATACATGGTAATCGTGCCCAAGCCCGTGCCGGGCGCGATCGGCCCCGCCCCGCACACTCCGGGGTGATGCTTGGTAGGTTCAATGTTCGAGGGCGCAGGCGCGCAGGCGGCCTGATTGCAGGTAAGTGTAGGGTTGGGATTCCAAGGGCAGTCAGGAGAGCCGCCTACAACGGGGAACTGATTCGCAACCGCCACGACATCGTGCCCGGGATTGACCCCATCGTAGGGGCTTTCAAACGCCACGCCCTGGGGATAGAAGACGCCGGTAGTGTTGGGAGCACCGAACGCGAAATTCGGTGAGCAAATTATATTTTCCGGCGCTGAGTTGCCGGTCGACTGTGGCCCGAAGAGCTCGACCAAACCGGTGCCATAGGCGGGAGCGGTCGCGGGCTCGCCAAAAGGACCGCAGCCGGTAATATCGAAAAAGTCGATCGGTATCGCCACCGCGATGTGATCGTCCACCGAGCTCACTGAGTCGCCAGCCGCACCGGTGCTGGCGCCCAAAAGCGTGGCCGGGCCTCTGATCCAAAATTCAGGCCTGGCATTGTGCCTCGAACCGGCGGCGAATGTCTCGAGGCTGCCGTCGAAAACAGCGCCATAACTGGACACAACGACCGTGTCTTCCAGAACGTTGGCCATGGAGATGTTAGTCTTTTTCTTAGATTTCGCGTAGCTGGTGCCCGCTGTCCCCGCGACGAGCGCAGCGACGGCGAACACCACGGCCACGAGCGAAAGCCGCCGAGCGACCCCCATAAGCTTCAGCGCCCGTGGGTGCGCCAATGAGATCCCATCCCTGCCTTGAGTCATCGCCTGCATCCTTCCATGCGTCATTGTTTCTAACCCCCGCCGAGTCGAATCGGTGTCCCGTCTGCTGACCCAATCAGCCTAGAAAACCCGCGCGGCCGTCAGTTCGTTCTCCTCTCCCCGCGGAGCCAACGCAGGCCCCGCCAAGTTCCGGAAATCGCCCCGGACGCGCATTCGGTCGTCGTACCTACACTGATCAGACGACAAATTCAAGTGCGACGTAACTCTTTGTTCATGATCGCAGTTGACGGTCAATCCAGAATCAAGCGTGCGAATTGCGTCCAATCAAGACGGAACTTTATTCATTTGCCCGGGGGGATCGCAACTGCCGCCCGGTATAAGGGCCCACGAAGCGGGCTCAAGACTCTGCTCGGCTGATATTTCCCCGGCAGCAGAACCCTGAATCGCGCGCGCCCGTGGGCACGGGGCAGGGGTGACCCCTGCACCCACCGTTAAGAAAAGACACCCGTGGGCACGGGAGGCCAGTATTGAGAAGAGGAAACAGGGCGCGCGGTAATCGGACTCTCACTTCGTCCTCTCCCTGGCAGGAGAGGAAAATAAAAATAAAGCGGTTTCGCTGTGCGCTCCGCCCCGTATCAAATTGAAACGACCGAATCGGGAATCGCCAATATCACGCGGCGCTTAACGGACGGTTGCCAACGCATTACCGGCGCATGCACCCTTCTTGACAAGGCATGGGGGGGAATGATACCTAAGCCGCGTTCGTAGATTCTTGCGCGCGAACGGGGAATGAGTGTCTGACGCTTGCCTGGTGGACAATCGGGCGAGGAGTCGTAACCACGAGGGCTCCAGCTTGGGGGTGACTATGCAGAACGGGAATCAGGGATTCGGCGGAACGCGGTGGCGGAGTCTATTGGTGGCCGCCGTGGCAACGGTCGGGACGCTATGGACATCGGTCGCAATGGCGACGATCACACAGGGTGATTTTTCAGTCTTTGGGTTTTTCGAAACTCGCGATGCGGGTCGCTGGGGCGAAGGCAGCTCGAGCATCGACTCGACGCCGACGAGGTATGTTAATTCGGGCACCCAGAGGTACGCGATGCCCGGGCAATCGTTCGGGATGACGGGCGGCAGTTTCGATTTCAATCATTGGGATCTGGTCGAGCAGCGCAACCTTGCAGACGTGCGGCCCGATTACCACATGATCAAGAACTACAAGTTCCTCGGCCGCTTCGACACGCTGCTAATCAAAGATGCGGACTTCTTCGCGTACTACCGGCCCTGGTACGACTCATACGGTTCGTTAAAGAACGATGGCCGGCAGAGGCCGAACACGGACGTGATCCCGTACTCAGCGCAAGGAGGCAGCGCGCTGCAACAGCAGTACTTCAAGGACGATCTGCGCGAGTATTATGCGCAGTTGAACTTTACCGACAACTTCTCAGCACGTATCGGCAAGCAGCAGGTCATCTGGACGGAAGCCGACGCGCTGTCAGGAACCGAAGTCACCAACCCGGTCAATGCGTCATGGCACGGAGTTTACGGCGCAGAGTCGCTCGAAGACGTGCGCACAAACGTGCGGATGATCAAGCTGAACTACATCCTGCCGGATTTCTTGAAGACCGCCAACAACGAGATTGAGGCCTTCGTCATCCCCGGCGACTTCCAGGGCGCTGGGATTAACACCCAAACAGACCCGCGCAACCCGTGGGCTGTTCCGGCCGCACTGTTCGGTGGCTGCCATGTTTGTGGCTCGGGGCTTGACAGCCCGTTTCCGTTTAACATCAACCAGAACGGGCAGATGGTAAACGTCAATCAGGTGCCCAACACCATTGGATGGAACTCCGCACAGTCGATGATCGCGCTGCCCTTCGGCCCCAAGATTGGCGGGCGCCAAACGTATCAATATTACGACGTTGTGCTGAAGACTCTGGGCAGGAGGCCATCAAACTCCCTGGAAAACAGCGAGTTCGGAGCACGTTATTCGACCCTGCTGCCGATTGGCAACGGACTCCAGGCCAGCTTCATCTACTTGTACGAATACCGCGATGCACGCCCTTCGAATTGCACGAACTGCGGGCCGGCCGCGGTGGGCGAGCCGGGCGCGGTTGGCCTTGGCGGTGCCTTCCCGGGCGACTTCATAGCCCCCGGGATTTTTACCCACCGGCCTCATGCGGGTGTGCCCGTGGGCGGTATGTTTGAGGTCCTTTCCGAGGTCAACTATAGGCGCAACAGTTTTTTCGGCATGACGGGAACCTATTACGATAAAGACCTGACCGACATCGTGTACCGCTATGACATTTTGTACCAGCCGGATCACGCGGTGGGCGTTCCGACTTTCGTCAGCCCGACGGGATCGGCCTGGACCCAGCTTACCCGCTGGATTATCGCGGGCGACCGTCCGACGTACATCCCCTGGCTATCGAAGCAGCACACGTTCCTGACGGCTCAGTACACGCTGACGTGGCAGCCGGATCGCCCGATGGATGCGACGACCATCCTAACCTCGGCCGGCAAGGACCGTGAGATCAGCAACATCGCGTTCCTGTCGGCAACGAACTGGCTGATGAACGGGCAGTTGACGGCCGGCAACGTGATCCTGTGGGATATCGACGACAACGTCGGCGAGCTGTCGACCACCAACGTTTACCGGTATTCACGAAACATTCTGCTCGGGTTGAATGCTGAGTGGTTCATCGGACGCAGCGGGCGCTTCACCGATCCGTACCTGCTGAGCCGCGAGCAGCGTTTCAACGAGCTGGAGTTCACCTTCACCTACGAAATCTAGAAGTCGATTGGACTGATCGGGCGGCTGTGGCATATGCTACAGCCGCTTTCTTTTTTCCGGCAGGATGAGGACATCGCTGCGTCGAGTGGCCTGCGACCGGGTTTTTTCGGCTTCATCTGCCACGCCGGCCGCGCATATCGCGATGGACGACAATCCACAGACAGACTGGTACCTGGTTCGCACGAAGACCGGCAAGGAGCGCTGGGTCCGCGATCAACTCGCCAACGCAGTGCCGGAGGTGTTTCTGCCGATGCTCAAAGCGAAGGCGCCGCGATGGGGACGGATGGCGGTGTCGATAGCTCCGCTGTTTCCATGCTACGTGTTCGCGAGGTTCGATCTTCAGCGCCAGTACTTCGAGGTAAAATATATGGCCGGGGTGCGCGCGATTGTGTCGGCGGGAATCGATCCGCTGGCGGTGCCCGCGGCGATAGTGTCGGAGATTCGCCGCCGCGGCGTGGACGACGTGATCGAAATAGCCGACAAACCATTCGGCAGCGGAGAGCGGGTGGTTGTGGTTGACGGTCCGTTCCGTGGATTCGAGGCGATTTTCCAGCGTTATCTTTCCGGCGCGGAACGAGTCGCGATTCTGCTCAGTGCCGTCGAATCCGGGGGGCTGCGCGTCGTGCTCTCAGCCTCGGCGGTCGCCAAAGATAGCTGATAGATGCGGTCGGCGGGGGCACTCACAATTATCCGCGCAATGCTGGTGAGCATGACGCTCGCGTGCGCGGCATGTTCCACG is part of the Candidatus Binatus sp. genome and encodes:
- a CDS encoding DUF3501 family protein, whose amino-acid sequence is MKTIAFDEILPLADYQRVRERLRPLFIHEKERRRLHVGSHLTLLFENAQTAWYQIEEMIRAEKMTEREAIAHEIDTYNELLPAAGEIAATLLIEYAEAQERDAALIRLVGLERHLWLKAGAQRIAARFDDRQMSGEKISAVQFVRFNMEGVDAARLLELAGKGEAAVEADHPSLAARGAIGGLLAASLAEDLR
- the nusG gene encoding transcription termination/antitermination protein NusG — encoded protein: MDDNPQTDWYLVRTKTGKERWVRDQLANAVPEVFLPMLKAKAPRWGRMAVSIAPLFPCYVFARFDLQRQYFEVKYMAGVRAIVSAGIDPLAVPAAIVSEIRRRGVDDVIEIADKPFGSGERVVVVDGPFRGFEAIFQRYLSGAERVAILLSAVESGGLRVVLSASAVAKDS